The Solanum pennellii chromosome 11, SPENNV200 sequence aaaaaaataataaaaaaaatccatcTCCAACATTTCTTGATCATCAATTGCCCCCTAGGCTAGAGTAGACCTTGAACAAAGCTTTCGGCAGATGTGGGGCTAATGCACGCGCCTCTCGACCCAGGCTCTCATCACTTCGATGAAGATGACCACCATAAACATTAATCAAGCTCTCTGTCAACTAAAGCACTTGTCCTTTCGCCTCCTTCATATTCTCGTGACAATTCTGCAACCATTCTTCAGTAGTGACAACTGCATCACTCATATGCTCTTCATGTGCTTGAAGCTCTTCAATTCGGTTATGAAATTCTTCACGCTCTTCCATCCATTAATTTCTTTCGGTCGCCACTTCTGCTTGGTACAATGTGAAATGGTTTGTGATGTCCCTTTCTCGTCCCATAGAggcttttaattgattttgtaacCTAGCTTGCGCATGTATTAAGAGgctcttttctttcttatattcttcCTCCTGTTGCTCCATAGCACCTGTGACAATGCCCAAAACTTCATGTAGGGTTCGAATAGTAGATAGATGCTTCTTTTCAACCTTTTTTCAATCAATGTAACTCTTTCCTCGAATATTGCATCACGTCGAGCCAACTCTTCTTTAACATTTTTTAGGTCATTGCTTAGGATATCTAAAGTAGACCTATAATTTCTTTCCACCTCGAGTCGGGCCTGCTTGATTCTTACTTCAATTTCCTCTTCTCGATCTATGATTTCTCGCGCTGATCCTTCGGGCATTATTTTTAGAGGGGCTTGATCAAAGAACCAATGGAGGTATAAGGGgtcaacttctccttcaacacGATCATCAACCATAGCTTTCGAACTTAAAGTTCGACTACCACCCCAAATCTTTTGAGCTTCTGATTCTCGATCTCGATCTTCAAATGCTACCTCCCACACAAAATTCTGCGTATCCTCGGCTTTAggtaaaatatgtttttgtccTAGTTGGCGTAGAACTCGGAGGGATATGTATGGTTGGAACCCGCGAAGGCCTGTCAGAACGAAGAATGGACGATAGGAAGACATAACAATTACCTCACTACCAGGAAACCAATGATAGTTCCATGTAATTTTAGATGCCGTCAATTTAAGAAGATAATGTCTCCATGCTTTGACACCTTTTGGCAATTTGTCTCCTAATTCTTTCATCATTTTTGGGTGGCTCAAAATATAATTCGTCAAATCGGATTTGAAATCTGTCGCAAAACGATGGCGATATAGGTGCTCTAAAAACCACATTTGCAATAAAATGCTACaaccttcaaaaaaaaatctccccCTCTCTGCATTTAGTCAAAGCACGATAAATATCAGCCAACATCATCGGCAATATAGtggattttcttttctttatcataACAGTGACTATTCCTGACAGACGAATATCGATTTTTTTATCCTTCCTTGGAAAAATCATAGCTCCCAAGAATGCTACCATGAATGCTTCTTGTCTATGTTTTTTCCAAGTAGGGAGGTGTTTTCCATTTTTAAGTTGTTTCCCATAGCTTGAAAATTCTTCCTTCTTTCCATATCTTGAGTACAAGAATTCCAAAAAAAACAACACATTATCAAAACACTCCTTATGAGGATGGATGATGTGCATTTGTTCTAGAAATTTACCTCTGCTGACACTCCTAGGGGCTATCAGTGTTTTAGTTCGAAGATCCTGGCCTAAGCCTGTGAAACCGCCCAATTCTTCTAATGTAGGCGTCAACTCAAAATCactaaatcaaaacacattaTTTGTGGAATCCCAAAACGGAATCAAAGTCTCGATCAAACCTCTGTCAGGACTAAATCTCATGATATCTGTAAGGAAACCAAGATGTTTGAATATCTCAGTCCGCCTAAATTCATGCATATCGTTCCACCAATCCATTAGTAATTGTGGGGTTTTATCTGTGACATAAACTTTGGGGGATCATTTACTATTTCGACTAGTTCATCCCTTGGTCTTTTATCACACCTCATAGATCTCATGATTACCAGgttgagaaaaagaaaatcgggattttaaaatcaaatttaattgtgAAATTTTGATAATTCGAAATTATTTATTGgagtagttaaaaaaaataaaaataaaaatgattcggaaTGTCTAAAGTGATCATTGATTCAGGTTGTTTTTGAAAAGAATGACCAGATAAAGAGACAATTTtgatcaaaaagaaagaaagagaaataaaagaatgtGTATATGTACAATTCAAaagacatatatacatatattattatatttatactttatgtattattttaataaaagcgaaaataaaattgaggattaggtgtgtatgtatatatatgtgtattaatttgtttattttgaatcattggttgaaaatgggtagaaaatagatatttatttctttagtcGATTATCCTTAAGCCGATCAACATTTTGTTACAGTCTTCACATGTTGCAACAAGTAGCACAAAAATGCACATGATGGTCTCACGAAAAGGTACATGTCCTAGTCAGATTGGGCCCCTATGCCAAATCTCGCTAAGTTACATGCACATGATGCAAATAAATCGGAACCTAGTGAGGATATCATGTCTGAAAGTTTCAATTCTACTAAGGTTTAACTTGTGGAGAAAAGATATCTAGACTGGCTGTAAAATTAGCAGACAATTCGAGTCAGGGAGTGGCTACATACCGGTAGCAGCGCTTTCCGGCTTTGTGCATGCGTGCTCTCATCCTATACATATTTAAGTGAAAGTCCTTCACCATGGATCGAAGATCCACTGGCTATATGATAGAAGCGGGGTGCGCAGTCACAATTCCCATATTATTAGAATCGAAGACTCAGAATGGTTCGTGAGAGAAGACAGTTATAATCCaattcaaatattatcaaaacattaaataaataaacaattagcatattaagttaaataaatacaatatccaaaagcgtaaatatataaatcatagtcatacataatcaatatttaaaaactcGAATTCTAGTTAGTGATCGACAACGGAGTCGCCATCTTCAcgccccttttttttctctcaaaattttttaattttttattcgttttgaaataaaagagttttaccaatttaaagtaacattttgaaaaggtataattattattcagagtCGTCACttaaaattgagttttggtgttccaagtcaccttatttaaatccctaatcaaaaggaaatttgactctattttatTTGTCTACGAACTAGAAATTCGgataaggaattctgttgaccgaggggaaggtgttaggcacccaTCGGGTCCCGTGGTTCtggcacggtcgctttattgactttagtatgaattaacttaatttttggatatgatattatttaattaataataaaattgttatttacccgcagatttattttaaacttatttgaaatttgcttatttatattaatggttttaattttttttcactgtgcatccattaattttaaacttgaaacatccgtatatatatatatatatatatatatattgcttatatttgtatgtttctTTTAATGTTATTATAGAATTTCTACAAATTAGAATTCGTATGGAAAAGAGATTTTTCGAGTTCAAGATAATTTAGgaatatatattcatttatttacaagataaaaagtaagaaaaataaataaattttataagatttgaaGTTAGTTTTTATCTAGAAATCCTAAATAAATTAggaatgttttattttaaattttatatatatatatattNNNNNNNNNNNNNNNNNNNNNNNNNNNNNNNNNNNNNNNNNNNNNNNNNNNNNNNNNNNNNNNNNNNNNNNNNNNNNNNNNNNNNNNNNNNNNNNNNNNNNNNNNNNNNNNNNNNNNNNNNNNNNNNNNNNNNNNNNNNNNNNNNNNNNNNNNNNNNNNNNNNNNNNNNNNNNNNNNNNNNNNNNNNNNNNNNNNNNNNNNNNNNNNNNNNNNNNNNNNNNNNNNNNNNNNNNNNNNNNNNNNNNNNNNNNNNNNNNNNNNNNNNNNNNNNNNNNNNNNNNNNNNNNNNNNNNNNNNNNNNNNNNNNNNNNNNNNNNNNNNNNNNNNNNNNNNNNNNNNNNNNNNNNNNNNNNNNNNNNNNNNNNNNNNNNNNNtatatatatatatacataatatatatatatatatatatatattgcttatatttgtatgttttttttaatgttattatagAATTTCTACAAATTAGAATTCGTATGGAAAAGAGATTTTCGAGTTCAAGATAATTTaggaatatttatttatctatttactagataaaaaataagaaaaataaaaaaaatttataagatttgaagttagtttttatcaagaaatcctaaataaattaggaatgttttattttaaattttatatatatattatttttttctgtaaaatttgtttctctcttttgtttttttttaaattttattttatcattatttttattctattattatttgataaattttgtcttcttctcctttttttaaataatttttgttacttttttttacgttctttttcattcatatttttttaatttcttgttttatttttttttattctacttctctcttcttttttctttttctttttcttttttttttgatttttttatttttcacgttttcttttttttttatttttattttctgtttcttttttttatatgtatatataaaaaattctgttattttttccttctttttttcttttttttttgctatttctttatttgttttgttttgttttgttttatgctttcttgttttttatttatttatttatttttattcttttgttctctttatacaatttctcaaattttacccttttttattataattattaatagtaaTTATCACTATTTTATCATGAATCTCTAGATGAAATTTACAGTTCTACttagataacaaaaaaattactaattatttatatatcttaatcgaacaagtttataaatttatttatttattttttagtgaaaACTAGGCTCCAGAAAAACATTAACTACTCatttacaaaatcaattaaattgcaTCTAAAAGTttagacaataataataataatacaaaaatgtatgatacatattttatttcatattattttttagcaaGAAACATTTTTTATTCCGTTTTCCTGAACATtcataaattctaaaaagattaaaaaaataaaaaaatcacaacatgcatcacatattgatactattcaaaaaaaaaacttcatattattattataagcatcaaattttcatacaacattccatttaattaattcgACAATTTAGAGTTACCTCGATGCGAAAATGAAATACCACAAAAACAACTGCTACGATCTACtgattttcaaagttaataattgttaattaactttaaaGAGCCGCAAGACCGAAACCGCGAACAAAACCTCTGGCGCTAATTAAGAGGAACGTAATAGAGTGAGATtaggatttaatttgaaaattagttgagaaaattggggttgagataaggatataaaataaataaataataataatagaaaattaacaaaataaaaataaataaataaaatgtgtgAAGTTTTTAAGAGAAACGtccaaaagagagagagagaaaaataaataaataaataaaagaaatgggatgagattttttagtaaaataagttaggaaattgggaataattaggataaggtaaaacaaatttgaaatctttaggactcctcttttcttttctttttcaatactttttcataatattttctatatttttattattattattggactagataattaacaaataacttaaatttccaacttctatttatcaattttttttattattgaactataattgatcttataatttttattaatttataatttattattattattttattttattttaaatataactctttttaaattggtgtaaaatatattatgttttNNNNNNNNNNNNNNNNNNNNNNNNNNNNNNNNNNNNNNNNNNNNNNNNNNNNNNNNNNNNNNNNNNNNNNNNNNNccccccccccccccctaagGAATATTCGTCCCCGAAGGACACTTCTAATTATCTAGCACAATGCcactcatatcataacataagtacTTTACACAGTCAAAAATAGCAATAAAGAATAGaggagataaggaaacttagacttaagagtaggaattctaacctcaagagctgaaaagtggaggatagcgggatctcatatcggcctcggcctcccacgtagcaccctcaacaagatggtttctccacaataccttcattgtggcaacctccttgtttctcagcCGCTTCACCTTCCGGTTTAAAATCTCAacaggaacctcctcataggacaagtcttcatcaacccaCAAACCTTCAACAGGCAGAATCGATGTTGGATCAACAAGGCACTTCTTTatcatagagacatgaaagactgaatgaacagaagctagctccgcagtcaatgccaactcataggccacctcacccgcACACTGTAGAATCTCGTATGGCCCAACGTACctcagactcaacttccccttccttccaaacctcatcacccccttcatgggtgatatcttcaagtaaacctggtcaccaacatcaaattCTAAGGGTCGCTTCCTATTATCTACATAtgacttctgccgactgtaagcagCAGCCAACCTAAccctaatcaccctgaccttctctaaggcctcatgaatgatctatGGACCCAAAATgtatgactctccaacctcgaaccaccaaactggagacctacacctcctaccatacagtgcctcaaatggtgccatcccaatgctggagttaTAGctgttattatacgagaactctaacAATGGCAGATGGTCCTCCCAACTACCCCTAAAGTCGATCACATACGCCCTCAACATGTCcgccaatgtctgaatggtgcgcgcTGCttgcccatctgtctgaggatggaAAGCGGTACTGAGCTTTACATGCATGCCTAAGATCTTCtggaaggatctccagaaatgcaaagtgaactgagctcctctatccaaaatgatagacaaaggaatcccatgccacctcacaatctcatcaatgtagagtctccaTAATCCTCGGCCCTGTAAGTAAACTTCACaaggataaagtgggcagacttagtcatcttgtccacaataacccatatggagtcatgatGTCTCCTAGTCCTCAGAAGACTaaccacgaagtccatgttaatgtcctcccacttccaagtcgaAACCTCAATCATCTGAGTGATATCACCACGCTTAAGGTGCTCCGCtttaacctgctgacaattcggacACCTGGCCACATACTCAGTGATGTCCTTATTCATGCCATCGCACCAATAGATCTTCTTGATGTCATGATACAtattggtggaacctggatgtatcaAATACTGGGAACAATGGGCCTCTGCAACTATATTGGTatgcaaatcatccacatcttatacacacagcctgtcctggtacctaagtatgtcgTCACCTCTCGAAGAAAAGGGCTGATTCATCTTTATGAGCATtgagtccttcaactccatcaacacaggatcaagatgctgacccttctttACTCAACTGCCAAGGAttattcagaactaggatgaactgaaacacccccactagtagagccAATCAACCGCAAACGTGGGTTGTACTCCCCTTGCTCAACcttctcaaagcatcagctattACATTTGCCTTCcttggatggtagtggacactcatgtcatagtccttcaacagctccaaccatctccgctggcGTAGGTTCAACTTCCTCTGCGAGAACACGTAGTGGAGACTATTGTAGTCtatgaacacatccacatgcaccccgtacaagtaatgcctccacagcttcaatACAAaccaactccaagtcatgagtgggataattcttctcatgaaccttgagctgtctgtACGCAAAGGCTATCACCTAACCACCTCCATAATAACACAGCCCAAACAAACCCTAGATGTGTCACAATTaatagtgtaattctcaccacattTAGGCAACGTAAGCACTGGGGCTGATGTGAGTCTGTctttgagctcctggaaactcttctcacaaatCTCTgcccattcaaacttggcttgCTTCTTAGTCAAAGTTGTCAGtgggcagcaatggaagaaaaaccctccacgaacctacggtagtaaccagccaatcccaaaaAGCTATGGATATCTATGGAAGTAAGAGGTCTTGGATAGTTTTTAACAGCCTCAGTCTTCCTAGGGTCCACCTTCACACCCTGATCGGACACAAAATGACCCAGAAAGGTCACTGATCAAAGCCAAAATTCATagttgctgaatttggcatacaactgacgTTGTctaggttagtctcaaatgttgttcatgatcttccttggtcttagaatATATAaggatgtcatcaatgaatactatgattaaacaatcaaggtattcacggaagactcggttcatgaggtccataaatgcaACTGGTTCATTAgggagaccaaatgacatgactaggaactcataatgaccataacgggtaagAAAGTCTATCTTTGAGATATTTTCATACCTAACCCTAATCTGATGATACCCAGAAcaaagatcaatcttcgagaagaaactagacccttggagctgatcaaataagtcatctatttttgggaagtggatacttctTCTTTATAGTCACTTTTTTGAGTTGCCGATatcgatacacatcctaagggttccatctttttTTTCACAAACAGCACTAGAGCGCCCCAaagggatatgctcggctggatAAAAACCTTATTAGTgcgatcttttaactgcagcttcaactctttgagttcagctggagccattctgcaGGGAGGTATTGAAATTGGTTTGGTGTCGGGATCTAGGTTGATACCAATATCAATCTCTCAagggggagggactccaggcaaatcatcGGGGAAAACATCTCgaaactcactcactacaggcacagagtctatggaaggaatatCATGATCTAGATCAttgacactcacaagatgacataacaatcccttggacatcattttattagctTTTAGGTTTGAAATCAAGGGACTTGAACGACTCGAATCgtacccctcccagaccagctctacttcattagggaaacaaaatctcacaaccctactacggCAATCCATGAAGGCATAACATTTACGAAGCCATACATACCAAGTATAATATTGAAGTCATTCATGGATAACTCAAAAAGGTCTGTATACATAGCCTTACCACATACTACTATTGGGCAGTCTTTATGAACCCTATCAGCTCTTCCATTTTTTCCTAAGGGAGTACTAACTAcgataggatcatgcaaaacctCAGGTATTGTTTCAAAAGTAAGATCATATAAGGGAGTCACAAaagaaagcgtagaccctggatcaagtaaagcataaacagaggTTGAGAAAACTTGCAGCATACTTGTGACCACATCAGTAGACTTCTCCTGTTACTCCCTGCCCTTCAAGGCGTAGAATCtattcctcttaggaggctcagCTGCAGCAGCATTCTggggattaggcctaggctgagcattacctccagcctgacccctATTCTGTGGACAGTCCTTGACCATATGTCCGCTCTTCCCGCAATCGAAGCACGCATTTGGGCCTAGTCTGCACTCGCCACTATTAATATGGCCACACTTGCCACATTCCTTTTTGGGACACTGCACATCACCTCCATCTCCCTTCTTGGGCTCAGGTCTGCCTCCTCTGGGTGCTGCACTCCTCTGAGAGTTAGAGTTTTCTGAACTCTGATGCCCCTTCTTAAATCTGGGTTGATCACAAACTCCGAAAGTGCTCCTACCACCACCACTACTGGAACCTGCTTGGTCAGAAGGTTTAGGCCTCCTGACCTCATGGACTCTTCTTTTCTTCCTACTGTCCTCAACCTGATAGACATGCACCAAATCAGCCTAGACAAGTCCATGTTGTTATGGAGCATCGCAACCCGAAACTCCTCCTCTAAGTCCTTTGAGATTCCTATAAGGAACCTGCTCACCTCGTCCCTGTTGTTCGATACAAgggaagtggcatacctggacaattttacaaattttagagaATACTCCCTGACAGTCATCGAGCCCTGCttaaggttaatgaactcctcaaccttagcctctttCATCTCCCTGGGGAAGAATCTCTGCAGAAAGGTtgtcttaaacagctcccaagtgaTCGGACCTCCACCCAATGCCctgctatcctgccacatcttgcaccaagtttGTGCAACATCCTTCGCTGGTACGAGGATATCTCGTCTTTCTCAATCTCCGTGGCCCCCATCGCCACCAGAATCTTCTAGACCTCCTCCACGAACTCCTGAGGATCCTCTGCAGTCTTAGATCCTGTAAagattggaggattcatcctcgtaaaatccCGCAACCTGTTCGCTATATTATGGGCTAGTGGTTTCTCCCGTTGAACCTCGTGTCTGTTGGTCTGGGCCATCTTAGCCTGGGCCTGCACAGTGATGGCTTGAGCCATCTGTGCCAAAGCGGTCCGCACctccgcatcagtcaacccagtttggttaactggcatggccactcctGTAGCTGGGGCAAGGGGTGGAACTTGGTTGCCCACAGCAGCTATTTCTCCTCTTCCCCGACCAGCGTTcctccttgtgttcattttctgaaaaataagaattgatgttagatacacTTATAACACCAAGTAATCAGACATTATAGAAGttacgataagatcagaagaagggaattttcctatgcatcatacagtctaattcatgatagtggtgcacttcaataccataacttagaaactaccccatgtggttgatgtgaacatTATTTTCCTTGGAATTAAAACTAATGCTTTGATACCACGTTTATCACGACCGGGGTCGAGACCCTAGCCTAAACCGGTGTCGTTGACCACTCGGACGTCGtaaacaagcctacatacgtcatcattacatcgtataggttaattttagcggaatatttacaacttttgtttactttgaagtatacatagacttcatagtaagaatttcattatattacatcagttcacaacaaccatctaataataagatattcaaatgaaggaaacagttcataattgcacTAATATAAAGtttccaaaatggcaccaatacaacgtctgaaaataagtaagaaagaaacactagtggaagaTCCTCTACTAGCTCATGCGTACatctaagatagaatataaGAGATAAGCATCCTCGAAACCATGAGGGACTACCAAGTTCGGATGGATGCTCCACATTTGGGTAGCTTCAATGTAATCTCATaagctctagcatccacctgcacctgcacctaaaagtaaggattgtatggaattagtacatacttgtactaagtatgggtgtatgcaagtacacaccaaggacattcATCATTAAGacgagctctctcctaacgatatgagttatggaaagccaagtcagttggacttgccaaatcagattaggaaagtcatgctatgagagtaacatgcatcatcattattttcatattgcacacagcacataacacaATTCATTTAGCACATACATATAACACATATCTTTCGTTCATATGCCGTGCAACCTTGGAATCaaggacttgacattaggacttccaaaatgagggctcaacatatgggacctcaacttaGGAGCCTTttttaacaaacacagagtctgcttcattcatttatatgtacttcattttaaTCCATttatatacctaggatgttgtttaggactctcatcgggttcactgtgcaatgaccaagaatgacctagtgtcattacttgagtctagttcacctcttaaTTATCCTATACAAACACGTttagtatcattcatttcattgtgtgcattaaatgaggctgacctcattctttttttgggaactttaactttaaccgacatagatcatgtgatcttcatgaaattcagtgtctaccccacacaaaaaagaggtggaatcactagcacaagtgaaaccaaaacatgctggCATATATAGTGAAATGAACTTTGCTAGAACCATATGTTGTCaacataggttcaaagactaggagatataacaagacccatacccggctaaacgaacagtctcatctcatgagatttacacgaacctctgctttcccgaaagaaggaatagCGACACATAGCTAGCCTATAGCTGCTCAgtataaatttccattacattcatctctcacatcatagaagctggattctagcatgagggcatcattgctcattagatgatttctcatctcatcattagtattaagtgtgcattaatatcaatactttcattagagtgtttcttagagactggtctctttattagttttacactctcataggtgagtacgatTTTTAATAACACttattaggctcatttgagattggtcTTGTCTTtcatattagcctcttatcatgttgtcatcacattcattaactttagcatattagctcttcataattactcatcccaTTACATGAaagttcatttcgtcatatgtcaatgcacttggccttttagtgtgtttcacactcttacttaaccctcctaagGTCACATCAATCCAtcatatacatcttaggttcccttacttttaaatgtacgCTGGACTTATGAACCCATATGTATAAGCTatgaggcttcgttcataattcgtctaagtgacttatacttaatcaagattatatggtacagacatatgcatcttgtaagtatgtcAAGGTCTCGAGTTCGATTCCTATAGGcatcattcattaaatatttgctcacgtaagacttatgtatgAATAcgaaattgggcaagggaacccgatttcgaaccCCTTTAGCAACACTCAgtcttatattaaattttgatttaaaatttcagCTTTGGGACTCGAGATCGAATCCCAACGcctacatttattttctttcttttctctccttgacttttctgtttttgatctcgatcccccacaacctcattttatttttctttaattggtTCTCCTAGTTTCCTCACctatccgagaggttgtggCTTCGATTCCCACATaccccattttatttatttttattctcgCTTGGACCCGTCTTAATTTCGGCCAAGGACacatgggttcgaatcccatgTACAATAAGTTGGGTCAACTTACGAATTCTCCGAGCCATGATCAATCCTCAACCATTCATAATTAATACCTAAATATAGTAATAGAATTCAATAATACATCACAATCTAAGCATAATTTCATTAACATGAAATAAAGATCACAACACCCACTTTATAGAATAAATCGAGAGATTAaggagatcatgggttctttaataaattcaatataaaatcatcattagaatgactttgaaaaccatttgacaatgaacccatggttAGATTAAAAATTGGGAATTTGATCATAGAATCATATTGGAAATATTTGATAGAACTCCTTGGATGAAAGTTTATCCAAGGATAAGagttaccataccttaatagaAGAAAAGCCATGCAATTTGGAGaaaaaatcacttgaaaattcatcttctagcttgagcttgagttttgtctccaatggagttttgagataatttggaagagaagagagttttggatttttgatttCTCATTAGGTAATTGGGTTTTGATATGGGAACGGGGGTAAATAAGACTTAAAAACCATTTATAACCAATCCCCATATTACGCAAAATACCCCCACTTTAACTGGACCTTTTTAAATAggtcaaacttaactttaatttttgaaatttttgtcgGGGAATA is a genomic window containing:
- the LOC107003698 gene encoding uncharacterized protein LOC107003698 — protein: MNTRRNAGRGRGEIAAVGNQVPPLAPATGVAMPVNQTGLTDAEVRTALAQMAQAITVQAQAKMAQTNRHEVQREKPLAHNIANRLRDFTRMNPPIFTGSKTAEDPQEFVEEDSRALGGGPITWELFKTTFLQRFFPREMKEAKVEEFINLKQGSMTVREYSLKFVKLSRYATSLVSNNRDEVEDSRKKRRVHEVRRPKPSDQAGSSSGGGRSTFGVCDQPRFKKGHQSSENSNSQRSAAPRGGRPEPKKGDGGDVQCPKKECGKCGHINSGECRLGPNACFDCGKSGHMVKDCPQNRGQAGGNAQPRPNPQNAAAAEPPKRNRFYALKGRE